In bacterium, the following proteins share a genomic window:
- a CDS encoding 2-phosphosulfolactate phosphatase: MAFLPEEVGPVRGRTIVVIDVIRATTSVLAMLERGCAEVLIAPEVEAARRYREAHPQVLLAGEQGGVAPPGFDFGNSPPAFAGADLAGRRVVFATTNGTRAIRLTREASVVLLGCLRNRSAAAREAVAAAEGPGITLVCAGREGRFSLDDAYTAGAIVDAAVAIPSAHGPIDLTDAARAAHALYQSNADAAMVFRQTRAGQNVIAIDLPGDLDYCAEQDRSVLVPRLGERVRVVAP, from the coding sequence GTGGCGTTCCTCCCAGAGGAGGTGGGGCCGGTTCGCGGCCGGACCATCGTCGTCATCGATGTGATCCGGGCGACGACGTCGGTGCTGGCGATGCTGGAGCGGGGGTGCGCGGAGGTGCTGATCGCGCCCGAGGTTGAGGCGGCCCGACGATACCGTGAGGCCCACCCGCAGGTACTCCTGGCGGGGGAACAAGGGGGGGTCGCTCCCCCGGGGTTTGACTTCGGGAACAGTCCCCCGGCGTTTGCGGGCGCCGATCTCGCAGGCCGGCGGGTGGTGTTTGCCACGACAAACGGCACCCGCGCCATCCGCCTGACGCGCGAAGCCTCGGTGGTCCTGCTCGGCTGCCTGCGCAACCGATCGGCCGCCGCCCGTGAGGCGGTGGCCGCGGCGGAGGGTCCAGGGATCACGCTTGTCTGTGCGGGGCGCGAGGGCCGATTCAGTCTTGACGATGCCTACACCGCGGGGGCGATTGTCGACGCGGCGGTAGCGATCCCGAGCGCCCACGGCCCGATTGACCTGACGGACGCGGCGCGTGCGGCGCACGCGCTCTATCAAAGCAATGCGGATGCCGCGATGGTCTTTCGGCAAACCCGGGCAGGGCAGAACGTGATTGCGATCGACCTCCCGGGTGACCTCGACTACTGCGCGGAGCAGGACCGGTCCGTGCTGGTACCGAGGTTGGGGGAGCGCGTGCGGGTGGTCGCCCCGTGA
- a CDS encoding M48 family metalloprotease, producing the protein MFRNLHLSELTHRIGVAVVGVALCALVWPAAVRADQTSDEVKLGAQIAKEIESHYRVVTDPEMVERVNRVSAALVRAVDRQDLTYHFKILDIPGPNALSLPGGYVYVTKGMMKFVRSDDELAAVLAHELTHVAHRHYYIQEARQKRAIPAMVVAAALSVLARSAVPLAGAQLAVQGAMSDYQRDLEKEADLTGISYLVKTSYSPVAMLTLLEHLAQVDKLTGQPDVSLVFYDHPKPDERVVYVEQDLKSRGIPIVRRIPEGYLRLALAPATPAAGQPVTVLVDGRPIIQLGATVNGQDPAERAQTLMAGLNAFFNTDPEPYDVRAVALLDRWSVIGGQTRLFEVTPEDVAYAKGTPKGLAETVRARLAEALAATPYYRKF; encoded by the coding sequence ATGTTCCGAAACCTGCATCTCTCAGAGTTGACTCATCGGATCGGGGTGGCCGTCGTGGGAGTGGCGTTGTGCGCCCTCGTCTGGCCCGCCGCTGTGCGCGCCGACCAGACCAGCGATGAAGTCAAGCTCGGCGCCCAAATCGCCAAGGAAATCGAGTCCCACTACCGGGTGGTGACCGACCCGGAGATGGTCGAGCGGGTCAACCGGGTCTCCGCCGCTCTGGTCCGGGCGGTGGATCGCCAGGACCTGACGTACCACTTCAAGATCCTCGATATCCCGGGGCCAAACGCGCTCAGCCTCCCCGGAGGGTATGTCTACGTCACCAAGGGAATGATGAAGTTCGTCCGATCGGACGACGAACTCGCCGCGGTCCTGGCCCACGAACTGACCCACGTCGCGCACCGCCACTACTATATTCAGGAGGCGCGTCAGAAGCGGGCCATCCCGGCGATGGTCGTTGCGGCGGCCCTTTCCGTGCTCGCCAGATCGGCGGTGCCGCTCGCCGGCGCGCAGCTCGCCGTTCAGGGCGCGATGTCCGACTATCAGCGGGATCTTGAGAAGGAAGCCGATCTTACCGGGATTTCCTACCTCGTTAAGACGAGCTACTCCCCGGTGGCGATGCTGACCCTGCTGGAACACCTCGCTCAGGTGGACAAACTGACGGGACAGCCGGATGTGAGCCTGGTTTTCTACGACCACCCGAAACCGGATGAGCGGGTCGTCTACGTCGAGCAGGATCTCAAGTCCCGCGGCATCCCGATCGTTCGACGGATCCCCGAGGGCTACCTCAGGCTTGCGCTCGCGCCCGCGACCCCTGCCGCCGGGCAGCCGGTGACGGTGCTCGTCGACGGGCGGCCGATCATTCAGCTGGGAGCGACGGTGAACGGGCAGGACCCGGCCGAGCGGGCCCAGACGCTCATGGCCGGGCTGAACGCGTTCTTCAACACCGACCCCGAGCCGTACGACGTGCGGGCGGTGGCTCTGCTGGACCGGTGGTCGGTGATCGGAGGACAGACGCGGCTATTCGAGGTCACACCCGAGGACGTCGCCTACGCCAAGGGGACGCCGAAGGGCCTTGCGGAGACGGTTCGGGCTCGCCTCGCTGAGGCGCTGGCGGCGACTCCCTACTATAGGAAGTTCTAG
- a CDS encoding TatD family hydrolase — translation MSGWIDAHVHLDAAAFDVDRDAVVARAIQAGVGLMVSAGTSAESSERAVVLAERYPSVVAAVGIHPEGAEGVTAGTVKAVAAMARHPRVVAIGEVGLDYYRNSVPRNAQIEVFRALLRLAREVNLPVIVHDRDAHEDVERILVEEGVSRVVLHCFGGTLERALRCTAAGWTLSFAGPLTFPKSAELRDVAKAVPLDRVLVETDAPYLAPQPMRGRRCEPVFLLHTARVLADLRQMEETALAAALAQNARRVFALTGEE, via the coding sequence GTGAGCGGGTGGATCGACGCACACGTCCACCTGGATGCCGCGGCGTTTGACGTCGATCGCGACGCCGTGGTTGCGCGGGCGATTCAAGCCGGCGTTGGGTTGATGGTGTCCGCGGGAACATCAGCGGAGAGCAGTGAACGCGCGGTTGTGCTGGCCGAGCGGTATCCGTCCGTCGTCGCCGCCGTGGGAATCCATCCCGAAGGGGCCGAGGGTGTGACGGCCGGGACCGTGAAGGCGGTCGCGGCGATGGCGCGGCACCCCCGGGTCGTGGCCATCGGCGAGGTCGGCCTCGACTATTACCGCAACTCCGTTCCTCGGAACGCCCAGATCGAGGTCTTCCGCGCCCTGCTCCGCCTGGCCCGAGAGGTGAACCTGCCCGTGATCGTCCACGATCGCGACGCACACGAGGACGTCGAGCGGATCCTGGTCGAAGAGGGGGTCTCCCGGGTCGTCCTGCACTGCTTCGGCGGAACACTGGAGCGGGCCCTCCGCTGCACCGCGGCCGGATGGACGCTCTCGTTTGCCGGTCCACTCACCTTCCCGAAGTCCGCGGAGCTCCGCGATGTGGCGAAGGCCGTGCCCCTGGACCGGGTCTTGGTGGAGACCGATGCCCCCTACCTGGCTCCGCAGCCCATGCGAGGGCGGCGGTGCGAGCCCGTCTTCTTGCTCCACACCGCGCGGGTCCTCGCGGATCTGCGTCAGATGGAGGAAACGGCTCTCGCGGCGGCGCTCGCACAAAACGCCAGGCGAGTCTTCGCCCTCACCGGTGAGGAGTGA
- a CDS encoding FAD-binding oxidoreductase gives METADVVIIGGGIMGASTALFLAEAGVREVVLLERASVGAGASGRAAGMMVLQSRSEEALRFQMESVRIHQRFRDEFGTDLQEHGSLLLWCSPQAAADARALVPMHQRVGVSVELLTPDEIQRRFPYLYTEDVAVATYSAADPWATPLPTVKRIAEAARARGVQVREGCQVLGVEAERGRVRLVQTTAGVIHAPAVVNAAGAWAREVGAMTGVAVPVAPRKRQVFVVDPATVLPSGGPFIMEEEKDFYCKTRAEGLIMVQGQTVGETYETTVEWGYLDQALETTVRRIPSLATAPITGAWAGIRPISPDGRPYLGAVPGLDGYFVAGGFGGQGFTQGPLGGRAIAELITTGRTGVDLSPYRVDRGEGHHAPAAGGASP, from the coding sequence TTGGAGACAGCCGACGTAGTGATCATCGGCGGCGGAATCATGGGTGCTTCCACCGCTTTGTTCCTGGCTGAAGCCGGCGTGCGAGAGGTTGTGCTGCTTGAACGCGCCAGCGTGGGCGCGGGGGCCAGCGGGCGCGCCGCCGGCATGATGGTGCTGCAATCGCGGTCGGAAGAGGCCCTCAGGTTTCAGATGGAGAGCGTCCGAATCCACCAGCGGTTTCGTGACGAGTTCGGGACGGATCTTCAAGAGCACGGGAGCCTGCTGCTGTGGTGCTCCCCACAGGCGGCGGCGGACGCACGTGCGCTGGTCCCGATGCACCAGCGAGTCGGGGTGTCCGTCGAACTCCTGACGCCCGACGAGATCCAGCGGCGGTTCCCCTATCTCTACACGGAGGACGTCGCGGTGGCGACCTATTCCGCCGCGGATCCATGGGCCACACCACTGCCCACCGTCAAGCGCATCGCGGAGGCCGCCCGCGCCCGCGGGGTGCAGGTCCGAGAGGGGTGCCAGGTGTTGGGTGTCGAGGCTGAGCGGGGCCGGGTCCGGCTGGTGCAGACCACGGCCGGGGTGATCCATGCCCCGGCCGTGGTGAACGCTGCGGGGGCCTGGGCGCGGGAGGTTGGGGCGATGACTGGGGTGGCCGTTCCGGTCGCCCCGAGAAAGCGGCAGGTCTTTGTGGTCGATCCCGCCACGGTCCTTCCCTCGGGGGGGCCGTTTATTATGGAAGAAGAGAAGGACTTTTACTGCAAGACCAGAGCGGAAGGCCTGATCATGGTCCAAGGACAAACGGTGGGGGAGACGTACGAGACCACCGTGGAGTGGGGGTATCTCGACCAGGCGCTTGAGACCACGGTGCGCCGGATTCCCTCCCTGGCCACCGCCCCGATCACCGGAGCCTGGGCAGGGATCCGCCCGATCTCCCCGGACGGCCGTCCGTATCTTGGCGCCGTCCCCGGCCTCGACGGGTACTTTGTGGCCGGGGGGTTCGGTGGGCAGGGGTTCACCCAAGGGCCCCTCGGCGGGAGGGCGATCGCGGAGCTGATCACGACCGGACGGACGGGCGTGGATCTGTCTCCCTACCGGGTGGACCGAGGGGAGGGACACCACGCGCCGGCCGCAGGCGGCGCCTCGCCGTGA
- a CDS encoding type IV secretory system conjugative DNA transfer family protein codes for MTRRGLVLVALPAMLLIVWMGLLRSAPMLWVSLASAAVLAGLLRSTERSGGAPCPLAVGRWADRAEAGALMAPGPFLLGLWGELRTPLYLTEERLSGHVLVVGPSRSGKTAGAIAPNLLLRDPARESIVVLDVKSGPRSLWNVTAGRYGARAYLFCPLFEGSIGYNPLARVESIGGAQRKAALLVQNTTPRGLSGDARVYAAATADLATLLFLHVQQDRPSGGNTVGAVYRLAMGGPTLLRELLRESRITEVRDRHGIFSARERRVQEAAVTGLLERLAPWADPLVVEATAHDFDLGQIGQTPSALYILMPETDGSRLQPIVAWLIADLLDDLVEQSERIGLRCPVRFYLDEFRQFGYLPGLSEALPTLRERGISMMLGVQVLSQIEEVYGRVEARTLVGNTETKLLFRAGDLETARTISAWMGQTTVPTVSLTTSGRGGQSATISPRVRPLMPPEELTRMPDGAVIALAGSSPPLPLWQARYFAIPGFVVPTPPFPLRRRAEPPLAIVPPGPSKTAARRPAPRPAGGVSVRPSIGGTRMKT; via the coding sequence ATGACGCGAAGAGGCCTCGTGCTCGTCGCTCTTCCCGCTATGCTGCTCATCGTCTGGATGGGGCTGCTCCGCTCTGCCCCGATGCTCTGGGTGAGCCTCGCCAGTGCGGCGGTGCTCGCGGGATTGCTCCGCTCCACCGAGAGGTCCGGCGGCGCACCGTGCCCGCTTGCTGTGGGGCGGTGGGCGGATCGGGCGGAGGCCGGGGCCTTGATGGCCCCCGGCCCGTTTCTTCTCGGCCTGTGGGGGGAACTGCGGACGCCGCTGTACCTGACCGAAGAACGGCTGTCCGGACACGTGCTCGTCGTCGGCCCATCGAGGAGTGGGAAGACCGCCGGTGCGATCGCACCCAACCTGCTCCTGCGGGATCCCGCGCGCGAGAGCATCGTGGTGCTGGACGTCAAATCCGGCCCCCGGTCCCTCTGGAACGTGACCGCCGGACGGTACGGGGCGAGAGCATACCTGTTCTGCCCGCTCTTTGAGGGATCCATCGGGTACAATCCACTCGCTCGGGTCGAGTCGATCGGGGGGGCTCAACGGAAGGCCGCGCTGCTCGTGCAGAATACGACGCCGCGCGGTCTCTCCGGGGACGCACGCGTCTATGCCGCGGCGACCGCCGATCTTGCGACGCTGCTGTTCCTCCACGTGCAGCAGGACCGCCCCTCGGGGGGAAACACGGTCGGGGCGGTGTACCGACTGGCCATGGGCGGCCCGACGCTCCTGCGGGAGCTCCTCCGGGAAAGCCGCATCACCGAGGTCCGCGACCGCCACGGGATCTTCTCGGCCCGCGAGCGGCGCGTCCAGGAAGCCGCGGTCACCGGCCTGCTCGAGCGCCTTGCGCCGTGGGCAGACCCGCTCGTGGTCGAAGCGACGGCGCACGATTTCGATCTCGGGCAGATCGGTCAAACGCCTTCCGCGCTGTACATCCTGATGCCGGAGACGGACGGCTCGCGCCTGCAGCCGATTGTCGCGTGGCTGATCGCTGACCTGCTGGACGACCTGGTGGAGCAGTCGGAACGCATCGGGCTGCGGTGTCCGGTACGATTCTATCTCGATGAATTCCGCCAATTTGGCTACCTGCCTGGCCTCAGCGAAGCACTCCCCACCCTGCGGGAGCGCGGCATCAGCATGATGCTGGGGGTCCAAGTCCTGAGCCAGATCGAGGAGGTCTACGGACGGGTGGAGGCGCGCACCCTGGTCGGCAACACCGAGACGAAGCTTCTGTTTCGAGCGGGCGATCTGGAGACCGCACGGACGATCAGCGCCTGGATGGGGCAGACGACGGTGCCGACCGTCTCACTGACGACCAGTGGCCGCGGGGGCCAGAGCGCCACGATCTCTCCCCGCGTGCGCCCGCTGATGCCGCCCGAGGAGCTCACGCGGATGCCCGACGGGGCGGTGATCGCCCTGGCGGGATCGTCTCCTCCGCTGCCCCTGTGGCAGGCCCGCTACTTTGCGATCCCAGGGTTCGTCGTGCCGACCCCGCCGTTCCCGCTCCGGCGGAGGGCGGAGCCGCCGCTTGCCATTGTCCCTCCCGGCCCATCCAAGACGGCGGCGCGCCGGCCGGCGCCGCGGCCGGCGGGTGGGGTTTCCGTCCGACCCTCGATCGGCGGCACCAGGATGAAGACGTAA
- a CDS encoding replication-relaxation family protein — protein MIEMAVMPAAAIMRLTPRDRALLEILNELRYLTAAQIRAVCYPSISVRSASHRLSLLGRHGLLTCLTHRAFDDRRAFWGLAPLGRAAAGGLAEAPADRARACAVAALQIDHLIATNQVFCDLCALHHTGRLGAFRWLGAQHAQVDLGDTHLVSDAVILIASPGGCVWMYCLELDRGTMSPLALRAKFARYRLLHQIADRRRDDPLWDIRATSWVLFACSDTARAAQAAHLAGECGVERLWAGTAAEVAGGLAASVGGETAPWPGDLPPGLAGGILPPGHSIRRPAEREEGLR, from the coding sequence ATGATCGAGATGGCCGTGATGCCTGCTGCCGCAATCATGCGATTGACCCCGCGCGATCGTGCGCTGCTGGAGATCCTGAATGAGCTGCGCTACCTGACCGCGGCGCAGATCCGCGCAGTCTGCTACCCATCGATTTCCGTGCGCAGCGCCTCTCACCGGCTGTCGCTGCTGGGCCGGCACGGGCTGCTCACCTGCCTCACCCACAGAGCGTTCGACGACCGGCGCGCATTCTGGGGCCTCGCCCCCCTCGGCCGCGCCGCGGCGGGGGGGCTCGCCGAGGCGCCGGCAGACCGGGCCCGAGCGTGCGCCGTGGCCGCCCTGCAGATCGATCACCTCATTGCGACCAACCAGGTGTTTTGCGATCTGTGCGCTCTGCACCACACCGGGCGGCTGGGGGCCTTTCGGTGGCTTGGCGCACAACACGCCCAGGTGGACTTGGGCGACACCCACCTCGTGTCCGATGCGGTGATCCTGATCGCTTCCCCGGGCGGCTGTGTGTGGATGTACTGCCTCGAACTCGACCGGGGCACGATGTCACCCCTGGCCCTCCGGGCGAAGTTCGCCCGCTACCGGCTCCTTCACCAAATCGCGGACCGCCGCCGCGACGATCCGCTCTGGGACATCCGCGCGACGAGCTGGGTGCTGTTCGCCTGCAGCGACACCGCGCGTGCCGCCCAAGCCGCGCATTTGGCCGGCGAGTGCGGCGTGGAACGATTGTGGGCGGGGACCGCGGCGGAGGTCGCCGGGGGGCTCGCCGCCTCGGTGGGGGGAGAGACGGCTCCATGGCCTGGAGATCTGCCTCCTGGTCTGGCCGGGGGGATCCTCCCCCCAGGACACAGCATCCGCCGACCGGCGGAGCGGGAGGAAGGGCTCCGATGA